A section of the Methanofollis sp. UBA420 genome encodes:
- a CDS encoding protease inhibitor I42 family protein, which yields MKIWIAIGLLVLAVCIAGCTGAPDTVRVGEEENGTTVSVNQGGRVIVTLPYDTLDRYEWRTDLSTGLVVTDEQTAPGTQEWTVEPLGPGTYTFRALWVRTGAPDAAAEKTFTVTIRTV from the coding sequence ATGAAGATCTGGATCGCCATCGGTCTCCTTGTCCTTGCCGTCTGCATAGCGGGCTGCACCGGCGCCCCGGACACGGTCCGGGTCGGGGAGGAGGAGAATGGGACGACGGTCAGTGTCAACCAGGGGGGCCGTGTGATCGTCACCCTTCCGTACGACACACTTGACAGGTACGAATGGAGGACAGACCTCAGCACCGGTCTTGTCGTCACCGACGAGCAGACGGCGCCGGGGACACAGGAATGGACTGTGGAACCGCTCGGGCCGGGGACGTACACCTTCAGAGCCCTGTGGGTGAGGACAGGGGCGCCCGACGCCGCGGCAGAAAAGACCTTCACCGTGACGATACGGACGGTCTGA